The window AAGAAGCAACACACACCCTTCATCCTCCACTTCTTATACAATGCTACTCACAGCAAGGCGAGCAAGGACAGCACCTAACACATTCGTGCCACAGACAATGAAGCAGGGATTGCACCTCTAATCAGTATAATATGCAGGAGAGTCGATCCCATGACCTACTGGGAGAATGCACTCAACCGGCAATGTCTCAAACCAATCAAGCTAGCGGTTGTTTGCTAAAAAATATATAGCTAGAGGCATACTTATTGCCTTGAAAATTTTCTTAAGAACTAAACTGATCAAATGGGATGATGATTCAAGAACACAAATCTTCAAACTGTTAAtgacctccaccaccaccaacaccggTACCAGTACCGGTGCCAGTGCCGGTGCCACCACCGGCTCCGACTCCAACTCCAATCCCAACCCCAATTCCTATTCCAATCCCTCCACCGATCCCGTGGCCACTCCTGTAGCCCTGTCCAATACCTCCACCAACTCCACCACCCGCACCTACACCCCCATCCCCCACCTTTACCTGAGCCTCCACCAGAACCAGCACCTCCACCGGCACCGTCGCCTCCACCACCaaccccacctccagcaccactgAAATGTAGAAAATGTAATGTTCAGGTTGGCTAGTCTTTGTCATTCCTTCCTTGGAGCTTCTTCTTCTAACTTTCTTTCTAGCTAGGGTATGAAGTAATCTCATTTGTAGACAGCTTGTTAAGTGTTTCTTTCAGATAGCCATTAATGGTTAAGTACCGACGCTGTTCTATGAAAATGAAACTTATTGCCTGGGAATAACTGAATAAACTTTTGTATATCTGAGAAGCTCTGCGTGTAATTCGTAGTCGGACACCTAAATTTATTCTCTTCGTGTTCTTCCACATGGATTGTAAACGAATTATCATCAGGAAAGCCTTTGCGGCATATAGGACACAAAATTGATACTCGATGTTCAGAACGCATGTGAGTAAGGAGCCCATCAGCAAAAGTCTTCTTGCCGCAATGACAGACAGAGCCTTGCAGAGTTTTCTTTAGCTCTTTTCTTTCATGTTCAGTGAGAATgtcagagaagagagagatagagagggggAACTAGTAGAGCGCATATTTACATTCCGGAAATTCCCCTTCAAGTTCATTTCAGTCTGGTTCAGCTTTCGTTCTTATGGGTTTTGTTTATTGGGTTTATCATTAGTTCGGTATGGGAAAGCGCCTCTTGGCGTAGTGGTGGCTAGCTGCCAGTGCAGTAGTGACCCTGAACTTACATTTACATatgggtgtcaatcggtcggtttgGTCTGGTCAATTTGGGTTAAGTTGGTTTCGATGTGAAAATGGTGaattcaaaaccaaatcaataaggaaagttcgattttggttttggtttgatttgtttCTTATAGAAGGTAGCATGGCTACTAATGGTGAGACTAAATG is drawn from Telopea speciosissima isolate NSW1024214 ecotype Mountain lineage chromosome 1, Tspe_v1, whole genome shotgun sequence and contains these coding sequences:
- the LOC122655225 gene encoding glycine-rich protein 5-like: MTKTSQPEHYIFYISVVLEVGLVVEATVPVEVLVLVEAQVKVGDGGVGAGGGVGGGIGQGYRSGHGIGGGIGIGIGVGIGVGVGAGGGTGTGTGTGTGVGGGGGH